The Papaver somniferum cultivar HN1 chromosome 3, ASM357369v1, whole genome shotgun sequence genome includes a region encoding these proteins:
- the LOC113359082 gene encoding peptide-N4-(N-acetyl-beta-glucosaminyl)asparagine amidase A-like: MSSSSSSPILLILIISTFMINISTSSSPNSPDRYLKSLTNPPPSSTIQTESIEVTKPPPPNPINPNCSIPVLQNYFNNTPTSPPFSTPYSPPENCSGPWNKIFLEYSVSSDGGEQDDRISGVWLQGIEILRTSTPQGNPSGSFWKIRKDVSRYSSLFTQSNLTLSVMLESESIDDWFTGFYQVNVSLFYYQDQDLNLTRIPSVEFIEPIKLNRKLGGLSETSGLGMYNAGAFTNETSPDLIIPISDNGGEGFWFRIKNESDIHSKTIQIPQNTRKAVLEIYVSAHGNDEFWYSNLPNEYIESNHLSGQRGNGAFRQVIATVDGVTVGSTTPFPVIFPGGINPLFWDPVVGIGAFNLPTCDIDLTPFLGFLLDGKNHSFGLGVAYSNSVWLVNANLHIWLDHGSDVVTAQSISYRTEPMQLQNQTQFQTLDGQFKIEGQRKTEYSGWVKSSAGNFTTRIYDEFKFKNEIKLSNNGQDKEVEQRVKVKTEIRTENDIGHEISKSILSREYPLKIRISTLPGAEADTFVSTTDVSHSTKEKYTRALSSNEQIQIESENSQESSGWMLVKDGSVLSGSGTTSQTLTYKDLNGFYSRVVSAANGKILQDDSTVASVSLFSA, from the coding sequence ATgtcgtcgtcatcatcatctcccATCCTTCTCATTCTCATCATCTCTACTTTCATGATCaacatctcaacatcatcatcaccaaaTTCTCCTGACCGTTACTTGAAATCATTAACAAATCCTCCTCCATCATCAACCATACAAACAGAATCCATCGAAGTaacaaaaccaccaccaccaaatccGATCAATCCAAACTGTTCGATCCCTGTTCTCCAGAATTATTTCAATAACACCCCCACTTCACCACCATTTTCAACACCCTATTCACCACCGGAAAATTGTTCCGGTCCATGGAACAAAATCTTCCTGGAATACAGTGTCAGTTCTGATGGTGGAGAACAGGATGATAGAATCTCTGGTGTTTGGCTTCAAGGAATTGAGATTCTAAGAACAAGTACACCTCAAGGTAATCCGTCCGGAAGCTTCTGGAAAATTCGGAAAGATGTCTCAAGGTACTCATCATTGTTTACTCAATCCAATTTAACATTATCTGTGATGCTTGaaagtgagtctattgatgattgGTTTACTGGTTTTTATCAAGTCAATGTTTCATTATTCTATTATCAAGATCAAGATCTTAATCTAACTAGGATCCCATCAGTTGAATTCATAGAACCGATCAAATTGAATAGGAAATTAGGGGGTTTATCTGAGACTAGTGGATTGGGCATGTACAATGCAGGTGCGTTTACAAATGAGACGTCACCGGATTTGATAATTCCGATTTCGGATAACGGGGGTGAAGGTTTTTGGTTTAGGATTAAGAATGAATCGGATATACATTCCAAAACGATTCAAATTCCACAGAATACAAGGAAAGCTGTTTTAGAAATTTATGTTTCGGCTCATGGGAATGATGAATTTTGGTATTCTAATCTACCAAATGAATacattgaatcgaatcatctgaGTGGTCAACGAGGAAATGGAGCTTTCCGGCAAGTGATTGCGACCGTTGACGGCGTGACGGTTGGTTCTACAACTCCATTTCCTGTTATTTTTCCGGGTGGGATTAATCCATTGTTTTGGGATCCTGTTGTAGGTATTGGAGCATTCAATTTGCCAACTTGTGATATTGATTTGACTCCGTTTCTCGGGTTTTTATTAGACGGAAAGAATCATTCTTTTGGTCTTGGGGTTGCTTATAGTAATTCAGTTTGGCTTGTGAATGCAAATCTTCATATTTGGTTGGATCATGGGTCAGACGTTGTTACGGCTCAATCGATTTCGTACCGAACTGAACCAATGCAACTCCAGAACCAAACACAGTTCCAAACTCTGGATGGGCAATTCAAGATTGAGGGACAAAGGAAGACTGAGTACTCTGGATGGGTTAAGTCATCAGCAGGAAACTTTACGACCCGCATCTACGACGAATTCAAATTCAAGAATGAAATCAAGTTAAGCAATAATGGGCAAGACAAGGAGGTTGAACAAAGGGTTAAGGTGAAAACAGAGATTAGAACTGAAAATGATATTGGTCATGAGATTAGTAAATCGATTCTAAGTAGAGAATACCCACTTAAGATTAGAATCTCCACACTGCCAGGAGCTGAAGCGGATACATTTGTATCGACTACTGATGTTTCTCATTCTACGAAAGAGAAATATACTCGTGCTTTATCGTCAAACGAGCAAATTCAAATTGAATCTGAGAACAGTCAAGAATCAAGCGGATGGATGCTTGTCAAAGATGGTTCTGTTTTGTCAGGATCAGGAACCACAAGCCAAACTTTGACATACAAAGATCTGAATGGTTTCTACTCTAGAGTTGTTTCTGCAGCAAATGGTAAGATTTTACAAGACGATTCTACTGTTGCTAGTGTGTCACTATTCTCTGCATAA